A window of Gallaecimonas kandeliae genomic DNA:
GGGTGCTGGCGCAGCACCTCAAGGTAATGGCCATGGCCCTGGCCGCCGTTGTGGCCTGAGACCACCAGCCTTGCCAGGGCCTGGGGTTTGGTGAGGTCGAGGCGGGCCAGGTCGCCATAGCCGGCGGCCAGCACGGCGCGCACCTGATCGGGCTCGCCGGCGTTGACGGCCCTGGCCAGCTGGCCTATGCCGGAGTGCTCGCCGAAGCGGTGGCTCTGCCTGAGCATGGCCCTGTGCTGGGCCAGGGCCGTGCCGGCGCTGCCGAAGTCGCCCAGATCGGCGCCGGCCAGGGGCGCCAGCCAGGCCAGGGTCTCGGCGTCGTAGCCGCCGGCCTCGGCCCCTTCACAGAGATCGCCAAGCACGGCGCCGGCTTCCACCGAGGCCAGCTGGTCCTTGTCTCCCAGCAGGATCAGCCGAGCCTGGCCGGGCAGGGCGTCCAGCAGCTGGGCCATCAGCTCCAGGTCCACCATGGAGGCCTCGTCCACCACCAGCAGGTCCAGGTGCAGGGGGCTGGCGGCGTCGTGGCGGAAATGGCGGCTGCCGGGGATGCTGCCAAGGAGGCGGTGCACAGTGCTGACCTGGGTGGGGATGGCGGCGCGCACCGCCTGTGGCACCGCCAGCTGCGCCAGGGCGCCGCCGATGGATTCGGTGAGGCGGGCGGCGGCCTTGCCGGTGGGGGCGGCCAGCTGGATGCGCAGCTTCTGGCCGCCGTCCATGGCCAGCTGTTGCAGCAGGCCCAGCAGGCGCACCACTGTGGTGGTCTTGCCGGTGCCTGGGCCCCCCGTGATCACCGTGAAGTTGCCCCTCACCGCCAGGGCGCAGGCGATGCGCTGCCAGTCCGGCCCCTTGCCGGCCGGGAAGAGGGCGTCCAGGCGGGGGCCGAGATCTGAAGGTAAGGCCAGGCGCTGGGCCAGGCGGGCGCGGATCTGCCCGGCCAGCTGCTGCTCGTACTGCCAGTAGCGGCGCAGGTAGAGGCGGCCGCCGCCCAGCACCAGGGGCTGCTCCCCGGGGCCCTGGTCCACCAGGGGGGAGGCGGCCAGGGCCGCCAGCCAGGCGTCCAGGCTCAGGCCGGCCAGCAGCGCCGAGGGCAGGGCGGGCAGCTCCTCGCCAAAGTCCCCCTCCGGGGGCAGGCTGAGGGCGCCGTCGGGGTCGGCCAGGGTGGCGGCCAAGTCCAGGCAGATATGGCCCCTGCCCAGTTGGTGGGAGCAGAGGCAGGCGGCCAGCAGCACCCGGGGATCGGCGCCTGGCAGCAGCTCGCCGAGGAAGCGGCCAAGGGCCCTGTCCAGGCGGCGCAGCCAGCCCCTTTCCACCCAGGCGTCCAGCAGGGGTTCCAGGTTATCGAGCGGCATCGCCGGCCTCCTTGGCGAAGAGGGCGTCCAGGCGCTCCAGCAGTGCCCTGGAGGGCCTGTCGGTGAAGCAGCCTTGGCCGCGCAGGAAGAGGTAGAGGGCGCCGCCGAAGTGGCGCTCGTGGTCATAGCCTTGGCCCAGGCGGGCCTTCAGCAGCCGGTGCAGGGCCAGGCAGTAGAGCAGGTACTGGAGGTCGTAGCGCTTTTCCAGCACCACCTGCTCCATGGCCTCGCGGCTGTAGGCGCCGTCGTTCTCCCCCAGCCAGTTGGACTTGTAGTCGGCCAGGTAGAAGCGGCCCTGGTGCTCGAACACCAGGTCGATAAAGCCCTTGAGCATGCCGTTGAGCAGCCCAGGGGTCAGGGCCGGCCGAGGCCGGCCGGGCAGCACGGCGCCGGCGACCAGGTGGTCCAGCGCGCCAAGGGGCACCTGGTGGGCGTCGAACCAGAACTCCATCTCCGCCTGGTGGCCGTCCAGGGCGCTGAGCGCCACAGGCTCGCCCACCGGCAGGGTCAGGGGGGCGGCCAGCAGTTCCTGCAGCCACAGGCCCAGCCTGGGGGCCCAGTCGCCCCAGCCACGCAGGTTGCAGCGGCGGGCCAGCAGCTCGGCCAGCTCAGCTGGGTCCGGCTTGAAGCCCTGGCCGGCGGCCCACTCCAGCAGGCCGTGCAGGAAGGTGCCGGGCTCGGGTCCGCGGGGGAAGTGGTGCATGCCGGCGCCGGCCCTGGCGCTGGGGCGGCTCTGGGGCTCTTCCCTGTCCTCCTGCAGCTGGTCGCCCTGGGCCGTGTCGGCGGCGATGCGCTCCCCCTCCGCCAGCTTGAGGGCCGAGTAGGAGGAGATCCACCAGGCCTCGGCCACAGGGCCCTTGAAATGGCGGGCCTGGCCCAGGGGCTCTTCCTGGCCGGCCGGGCGGTAGCTGTCGTCCGTGGCCTCTGGCAACGGCAGTACCTCGAGGCCGGGGATGGCGGCCTGCCAGGCCTGCAGGCGCCCGGTCAGGGCCTCGGCACTCAGGGGCTCGCCGCCGCCAAGGAGCTGGCCTATGGCGCTGCGGTGCAGGTTGCTGTCCCTGGCGTTGCCCTTCTTGATGGCGGCCAGGCCCAGCCAGCAGGCGTGGCGGGGCCGGGTCAGGGCCACGTAGAGCAGGCGCAGATCCTCGGCCAGCCGTTCCCTGTCCGCCTTCTCGATGCTGCTGGGCTGCTTGTCGGGGTCCAGGCGGCGCTTGCCGTCTTGGTGGTAGCTGACGTACTCGCCCTTGCCCTCTTCGGGGCGGAAGCTGCAGATGAAGGGCAGGAACACCAGGGGGTATTCCAGGCCCTTGGACTTGTGGATGGTGACCACCTTGACCAGGTCGGCGTCGGATTCGAGGCGCAGTATCTGCTCCTCGCCGCCGTTGCCGCCCAGGTGCCCTTCCAGGTGGCGGATCAGCGCCTGCTCGCCGTCCAGGCCGGTGGCGGCCTGCTGCAGCAGCTCGGCCAGGTGCAGCAGGTTGGTCAGCGCCCGCTCACCGTTGACCCCGGCCAGCAGCCGGGCCGGCAGCCGGAAGTCCTTGAGCCAGGCCCTGACCAGGGGCAAAGGCCCCTGGCGGCGCCACAGCTGCTGGTAGCCCTTGAGCCGCTCCACTTCCGCTTCCAGGGCCAGCTCGTCATGGTTGAGCCTGTCCAGCTCAGCCCAGCCCAGGCTCAGGCTGGGGCTGGCCAGGGCGGCCCGCAGCAGCCGGTGGTTTTCCGGCTCGGCGCTGGCCCTCAGCCAGGCCAGCAGATCGGCCGCCTCGGCGCTGGCGTAGACAGATTCCTTGTCGGAGAGGTAGACAGACTGGACGCCGCGCCTGGCGAGGGCGGCGCGGATGGCGTCGGCCTCGGCCTTGGCGCGCACCAGCACCGCCATGTGTTCCGGCCGCAGTGCTTCCAGCTGGCCGTCCTTCTCGAAGCCGGCCTTGCCTTGCTGGCCGAGGTTCAGCAGCCGCACCATCTCGCTGGCGCAGGCCTCGGCCAGGGCGGCCCTGTAGCCGCCGGTCGAAACCGGCTTGTCGCTCTGCAGCTGCCAGCAGGTGAGCGGCGCCTGGGGCTGGCCGTCGATGCGCAGGACCTCTTTGCGGCCGTTGGCCTCCACCTCGATAAAGGGGATGGCGTCCTTGAACAGGAAGGCGCCCTCCGGCTGCTGCTCCCCTTGCAGGAAGAGGCCGTTGACGGCGGCCACCAGCTCCTTTGTGGAGCGGTAGTTCTTGCCGAGGGTGTAGTGGCGGCCGGCGGTGTCCTGCTTGGCCTGCAGATAGGTGTAGATGTCGGCGCCGCGGAAGGCGTAGATGGCCTGTTTGGGGTCGCCGATCAAAAAGACCCCAGTTCTGCCTGCTGCGCTCGCCGATACGGCGTTGGCCGCCGGCTCAGGTTGCTCCTGGCCCAGGCCGTAGACCTTGGCGAAGATGCCGTACTGGGTGGGGTCCGTGTCCTGGAATTCGTCGATCAGCGCCACCGGGTATTCGCCGCGGATCACCTGGGCCAGTGTTGGGCCCTGGTCGCCGTCGAGGGCGGCCTTGAGGCGGCCCAGCAGGTCGTCGAAGCCGAGGGTGGCGCTCTGGTGCTTCTCCTGCTCCAGGCGCTGCTGTATCCAAGTGGCGGCGTGGCGGATCAGCAGCTCCCTGTCCTGGGGCAGGGCCGCCAGTTGGGCGGGCAACTGGGCCAGGGCGGCGAAGGCCGGGTGCTGGGGCGGGGCCTTGCCCTTGGCGACGGCGCCGGCCAGGCCCTCTGGGGTGAAGCGGCTCCAGGCGCTGTCGGGGAGCTCCGGCGCCAGCTGCGGCTCGTCGGCCAGCCAGTCGCCGAGGCCGTTCAGGAACTTCTCCAGGGTGGGCCTTTTGACATAGGTGCCGGAGAGCACCTTGGCGTCCAGGGCCTGGGTCAGCAGTTCGGCCAGCTCCGGCAGCCACTGGCGCCACTGGGCCTTGAGCGGCGCCAGGGCCGCCAGGCGCTGGGCCTGCTGCTCGGCCAGCAACTGGCCCAGGTCGCCGCTTTGGGGCTCGGCCAGCTCCAGCCAGGGCTTGATCTTGGCCTTGAGGGCCTCGGGGCCGGGCCAATGGTCCAACACCCCCAGCAGCTGCCGGGAGGGCAACGGATAGTAATGGCGGCGCCAATAGTCCTTGACGGCCTGATCCAGCAGCGCCGAGAGATCCGTTTCCAGGCGGAGGTCGAAGAGGCTGCCGCTGGCGAAGGCGTGGGCCCTCAGCATGCGGTTGCACCAGCCGTGGATGGTGTGGATGGCGGCCTCGTCCATCCACTGGGCGGCCAGGGCCAGGCGATGGGCGCAGCCCGGCCAGTGCGGCTCGGCAAAGCCGGCCTTGAGGCTCTGCAGCAGGGCGTCGTCGGTGCCGGCGCCGGCGAAGACGGCGCCCGCCTCAGTGAGGCGGGCGCGGATGCGATCCTTGAGCTCCTGGGTGGCGGCCTCGGTGAAGGTCACCACCAGGATCTGCGGCGGTGTCAGGGGCGCCTCCTGGCCGTCGGGGGAGCCCAGCACCAGCCGCAGGTAGAGGGCGGCTATGGTGTAGGTCTTGCCGGTGCCGGCGCTGGCCTCGATGAGGCGGCTGCCGTGCAGGGGAAAAGCCAGGGGGTCGAGCTGCTGGAATTTCACTGCTGGGCCTCCATGGCGTCGAAAAGGGGTTGGTAAAGGGCCCGGGCCAGGGCCTGGAAGGCGCCTTGGTCCAGCTGCGCGAAGGTGGGGAAGGCCCTGGTCAGGTAAGGGTCCTGACCCTTTTCGCCGGCCTGGAAGTCGCTGCCGTCATAGCGGGCGGCGGCCTTGGTCAGGGCCTCTTCCTCGCCTTTGGGCAGGGCTTCGAGGAAGGCGAAGGCGGCGGCCTGGGGCAGGGGCAGGGGGGCGTTCAGGCCGTCCTGGTAGGCCTTGGCCAAGGCCTGGAGGTGGCCCAGGGCCAGGCCCTGGGCCAGGGGCTGGATGTTCAGCACAGTGTCGGCGCCGCTGACCAGGGTCGTCACCGGGTGGCCGGCGGCGCAGAGGGCCAGGTGGCGGACCCAGGGGCGGACCAGGTGGTGGTATTTTACCTTGCCCTTGGGGGCCAGCTCCCCTGGGCGCAGCAGCAGCTGGGCCAGCCGGCCGCTATTGTCTTTGCGCAGCTCCCCCTGCCAGTCCTCAAGCTTGAGGCCGTCGCCCAGCTCCAGGTCCAGCTCCAGGGCCGGCACCGCCTGGTCAAAGCGGGCCAGCAGGGCGCTGGCGTTGCCATGGGCCTCGGCGGCAGGTTCGGCCAGGGCCTCCATGGCCAGCTCGGCGAAGGCGGCGGCAGGCAGCTGGCCGCGGCGGCGCTGGCGGGCCAGGGTGGTGCCTATGGCCTCCTGGCCGGCGTCCAGGGCCTCGGCCAGCAACTCGTCCATCAGCTGGTAGCGGGCCAGGCCGTCCAGGGCGAAGGGCTCTTCGTCGCCGTGGCCCTGGTCCATGTCTTCGAACCAGATCTTCAGCCGCTCGTTGAAGAAGAGCCTGACCGGTTGGCGCAGGAAAGCGCCGAGGGCCTTGAGGGTCAGGGGCTCGGTCAGTGCCTGGGTGGTGAGTGCCTGGGCTGCCAGTCGCTCCTGGCCTTCAGCGGCCTGGGCCTCCAGCTGGGCCCGCCATTCGGCGGCATAGGTGAAGGGGCCAGAGCCGTCGAAGTAGCGGCGGCTGAAGGGCTGCAGAGGGTGCTCCTGGGTCAGCCTCGCCAGCACCCCTTCGGGATGCTGCCAGCCGGCCTGGACATGGTCGCGCAGCTGGCCCAGCAGCACAGAGGGCGGCCGTTCCGTGTTGTCCTGCTCGCTGCGGCCGAGCCAGGAGAGGTAGAGGCAGTCCCTGGCCGAGAGCAGGGCTTCCAGGAAGAGGTAGCGGTCGTCCTCGCGGCGGGATCTGTCCCCTGGCCTGTACTGGCCGGGCAGGTGCATCAGGTCGAAATCCACCGGCTGCTGGCTGCGGGGGTAGTCGCCGTCGTTGAGGCCCAGCAGGCAGACCACCTTGAAGGGGATGGCCCGCATCGGCATCAGGGTGGCGAAGTTGACGGCCCCGGCCAGGAAACGCTGGCTGAGGCCACTGTCGTCCAGGCCGGCCAGCCAGGCCTCGCGCACCACGTTCAACGGCAGGGCCTCGGTGAGTCCGGCCTGGTCGCAGTCGGCCTGCCAGTCTTCCAGCAGTTCCAGCAGCCTGGCGTGGGTATGGCGATCCTGGTCGGACTGGGGGACGAAGCAGTCGGCCAGCAGGGCCTTGAGCCGCTGGCACCAGTCCGCCACTGGAGCCGGTTCGGCCAGGGCCTGCCAGTGCCTTTGCAGCACGGCCAAGAGGTCGGAAAGCGAGCCCACCAGGGCGGCGTCCAGGCCGGCCACTTCGTCGTAGGGCTCTATGCCGGCCAGCGGGGCGCTGTCGCCCACGGCGTAGCCCAGCAGCATGCGCTTGAGGCCAAACAGCCAGCCGTTCTCCTCCCAGGCGGGCAGGGCCAGGGCCGCCCGCTGCTCGCCGCTGAGGCCCCAGCGGACCCCAGCCCCCTCCACCCATTGGCGCAGCAGCGGCAGCTGGCTCTCGGCCAGGTCGAAGCGGGCCCGCACCGCCGGCACGTCCAGCAAGTCGAGGATCTCCGAGACCCCGAAGCGCCAGCGGGGCAGCTCCATCAGCTTTTCCAGGGCCAGCAGCATGGGGTTGAAGCTGCGCTCGGTGCGGTCCGACAACGTATAGGGGATGAAGCGGGGATCGCGCCTGTCCAGTTGGCCGAAGACCGCCTCCACATGGGGCGCGTACTGGGCTATGTCCGGCACCATGACGATGACGTCCCGCGGCCGCAGCGGCTCGCCCCTGGCCTGGTAGGCCTCGAAGAGCGCCAGCAACTGGTCGTGCAGCACCTCCAGCTCCCGCTGGCGGCTGTGGGCGACGTGGAACTGCAGCGACCGGTCGTCGTCCGCCAAGGATCTGGGCGCGACCGGCAGTGGCTCCAGGTCGAGGATGTCCTGCTGCAGCTGGGCCAGCAGGTGCCGGCCCTGGTAGTCGTCGAAGAGATCGATCTTCTGGAAGTTGTCCTGGTAGGACTCGGGCTCGTCGTATTGGTAGAGCAGGCCTATGTAGTCCCGGCCCTGCTTGCCCCAGGAGGCCAGCAGCGGGTTGGTCTGGCTGTGCAGCGCTTCGCCCATCGGCAGGCCGGGCTTGTCCTGGTGGCGGCGCCTCTCGATGCGCAGCAGCTCGCGGCCGTCGATGATGTCGCCCCAGTAGTGGCGGCAGGGGTTGTTGACCAGCAGCAGCACCTGGCAGTGGCGGCTGATGGCGCTCAGCATCTCCAGCACCTGCTTGGGCAGGGAGGAGATCCCGAACACCAGCACCCGGCGGGGCAGGGCGGCGGGGCGCTCGGTTAGGGCGGCGCAGGCGTCCAGGAAGCCCTGGTGCAGGCCGGCCCTGCTGGTGCTGCGAAGCTGTGCCGGCAGGTCCGCTTCCAGGGTCCGCCACAGCTTGGCCTGCCAGCGCTGGTCGGCATCCAGGGGCCTGGCCTGGCCCCTGGCGCCGAGGATGACATCCTCCCCCCTGGCCCAGGCGTTCAGCCAGTCGGCCCTGTAGACCTGGTACTGGTCGAAGAGGTCGGCCAGCTTCTCGGCCAGCTGCCAGCGCTTGCGGCAATCGTCGTCCTCGGCCAGGAAGCGGCGCAGCGGGGCGAAATCGGGGTCGGCAAGGAGACCGGGCAGCAGCCGCAGCAGCCGCCAGCGCAGCCTGGGCTTGTCGTAGGCGGAGCTGGGCGGCACTGCATCGGCACCCAGCACGGCCCTGTAGGCCTGCCACAGGAAGCGGCCCGGCATCTGCATGTCCACGGCGGCGCAGACACCCAGCCCTTCGTCGTGGGCCAGGGCCAGCTTGAGCCACTGGGCCATGCCGTTGGACTGGACCAGGAAGGTCTCGTTTTCCAGCACCGGCAAGGGATTGGCCTTGAGAAACTGGAGCAGCAGGTCCCGCAGATCCTCGAGCTTGTTGGCATGAATAACGGAAAGGCCTTGCATGGTCGTCCTGACGAGGGGTTTTGCCCTATCTTAACGGCGAAGGGAGACTGGGCGAAGCCCTTGCCTGAAAAGCGAAAATGCCGTCAACTGGGCCCATCACCTCAAGGAGTGGCCTTTATGCCGGAATGGTTGCAGCAGCTTGGCACCCTTCTCGAACCCTACCTGCCGGCC
This region includes:
- the recD gene encoding exodeoxyribonuclease V subunit alpha; this translates as MPLDNLEPLLDAWVERGWLRRLDRALGRFLGELLPGADPRVLLAACLCSHQLGRGHICLDLAATLADPDGALSLPPEGDFGEELPALPSALLAGLSLDAWLAALAASPLVDQGPGEQPLVLGGGRLYLRRYWQYEQQLAGQIRARLAQRLALPSDLGPRLDALFPAGKGPDWQRIACALAVRGNFTVITGGPGTGKTTTVVRLLGLLQQLAMDGGQKLRIQLAAPTGKAAARLTESIGGALAQLAVPQAVRAAIPTQVSTVHRLLGSIPGSRHFRHDAASPLHLDLLVVDEASMVDLELMAQLLDALPGQARLILLGDKDQLASVEAGAVLGDLCEGAEAGGYDAETLAWLAPLAGADLGDFGSAGTALAQHRAMLRQSHRFGEHSGIGQLARAVNAGEPDQVRAVLAAGYGDLARLDLTKPQALARLVVSGHNGGQGHGHYLEVLRQHPKDDKDAWAKAVLAAFASFQLLSALRKGPWGVEGLNALAAEALHGAGLIPATQGWYQGRPVLVSRNDYHLGLMNGDIGICLELEGALRVAFLMPDGSVKWVLPSRLSDVDSVYAMTVHKSQGSEFAHCALVLPESLNPVLTRELVYTGITRARERFTLVAPVPGLLAAAVERRVLRSSGLREALRD
- the recC gene encoding exodeoxyribonuclease V subunit gamma produces the protein MQGLSVIHANKLEDLRDLLLQFLKANPLPVLENETFLVQSNGMAQWLKLALAHDEGLGVCAAVDMQMPGRFLWQAYRAVLGADAVPPSSAYDKPRLRWRLLRLLPGLLADPDFAPLRRFLAEDDDCRKRWQLAEKLADLFDQYQVYRADWLNAWARGEDVILGARGQARPLDADQRWQAKLWRTLEADLPAQLRSTSRAGLHQGFLDACAALTERPAALPRRVLVFGISSLPKQVLEMLSAISRHCQVLLLVNNPCRHYWGDIIDGRELLRIERRRHQDKPGLPMGEALHSQTNPLLASWGKQGRDYIGLLYQYDEPESYQDNFQKIDLFDDYQGRHLLAQLQQDILDLEPLPVAPRSLADDDRSLQFHVAHSRQRELEVLHDQLLALFEAYQARGEPLRPRDVIVMVPDIAQYAPHVEAVFGQLDRRDPRFIPYTLSDRTERSFNPMLLALEKLMELPRWRFGVSEILDLLDVPAVRARFDLAESQLPLLRQWVEGAGVRWGLSGEQRAALALPAWEENGWLFGLKRMLLGYAVGDSAPLAGIEPYDEVAGLDAALVGSLSDLLAVLQRHWQALAEPAPVADWCQRLKALLADCFVPQSDQDRHTHARLLELLEDWQADCDQAGLTEALPLNVVREAWLAGLDDSGLSQRFLAGAVNFATLMPMRAIPFKVVCLLGLNDGDYPRSQQPVDFDLMHLPGQYRPGDRSRREDDRYLFLEALLSARDCLYLSWLGRSEQDNTERPPSVLLGQLRDHVQAGWQHPEGVLARLTQEHPLQPFSRRYFDGSGPFTYAAEWRAQLEAQAAEGQERLAAQALTTQALTEPLTLKALGAFLRQPVRLFFNERLKIWFEDMDQGHGDEEPFALDGLARYQLMDELLAEALDAGQEAIGTTLARQRRRGQLPAAAFAELAMEALAEPAAEAHGNASALLARFDQAVPALELDLELGDGLKLEDWQGELRKDNSGRLAQLLLRPGELAPKGKVKYHHLVRPWVRHLALCAAGHPVTTLVSGADTVLNIQPLAQGLALGHLQALAKAYQDGLNAPLPLPQAAAFAFLEALPKGEEEALTKAAARYDGSDFQAGEKGQDPYLTRAFPTFAQLDQGAFQALARALYQPLFDAMEAQQ
- the recB gene encoding exodeoxyribonuclease V subunit beta; translation: MKFQQLDPLAFPLHGSRLIEASAGTGKTYTIAALYLRLVLGSPDGQEAPLTPPQILVVTFTEAATQELKDRIRARLTEAGAVFAGAGTDDALLQSLKAGFAEPHWPGCAHRLALAAQWMDEAAIHTIHGWCNRMLRAHAFASGSLFDLRLETDLSALLDQAVKDYWRRHYYPLPSRQLLGVLDHWPGPEALKAKIKPWLELAEPQSGDLGQLLAEQQAQRLAALAPLKAQWRQWLPELAELLTQALDAKVLSGTYVKRPTLEKFLNGLGDWLADEPQLAPELPDSAWSRFTPEGLAGAVAKGKAPPQHPAFAALAQLPAQLAALPQDRELLIRHAATWIQQRLEQEKHQSATLGFDDLLGRLKAALDGDQGPTLAQVIRGEYPVALIDEFQDTDPTQYGIFAKVYGLGQEQPEPAANAVSASAAGRTGVFLIGDPKQAIYAFRGADIYTYLQAKQDTAGRHYTLGKNYRSTKELVAAVNGLFLQGEQQPEGAFLFKDAIPFIEVEANGRKEVLRIDGQPQAPLTCWQLQSDKPVSTGGYRAALAEACASEMVRLLNLGQQGKAGFEKDGQLEALRPEHMAVLVRAKAEADAIRAALARRGVQSVYLSDKESVYASAEAADLLAWLRASAEPENHRLLRAALASPSLSLGWAELDRLNHDELALEAEVERLKGYQQLWRRQGPLPLVRAWLKDFRLPARLLAGVNGERALTNLLHLAELLQQAATGLDGEQALIRHLEGHLGGNGGEEQILRLESDADLVKVVTIHKSKGLEYPLVFLPFICSFRPEEGKGEYVSYHQDGKRRLDPDKQPSSIEKADRERLAEDLRLLYVALTRPRHACWLGLAAIKKGNARDSNLHRSAIGQLLGGGEPLSAEALTGRLQAWQAAIPGLEVLPLPEATDDSYRPAGQEEPLGQARHFKGPVAEAWWISSYSALKLAEGERIAADTAQGDQLQEDREEPQSRPSARAGAGMHHFPRGPEPGTFLHGLLEWAAGQGFKPDPAELAELLARRCNLRGWGDWAPRLGLWLQELLAAPLTLPVGEPVALSALDGHQAEMEFWFDAHQVPLGALDHLVAGAVLPGRPRPALTPGLLNGMLKGFIDLVFEHQGRFYLADYKSNWLGENDGAYSREAMEQVVLEKRYDLQYLLYCLALHRLLKARLGQGYDHERHFGGALYLFLRGQGCFTDRPSRALLERLDALFAKEAGDAAR